The Breoghania sp. L-A4 sequence ACTCGCTCATGAGGCTATCAAACCATATCCAACAAAGGTGCATGCGCCATGGACACAAGCGTCAAGCAAGCAGCCGCTCGGCAATATGCCCGTATGCTGGACCGCGCAGCCCGGCAGACCGCGCAACTCTCCCCGCCGCGCGAGGGCTGGATTGCGGCCTTCCGCAAGGCCTTGCGTATGTCGGGTCCGCAACTGGCGCGCCGCGCGGGCGTGACCAAGGCGGCGGTCTATCAGGCGGAACGCAACGAGCCTGACGGCGCGATCACCCTCAATCAGATGCGCAAGATGGCGGAGGCGCTGGGCGGCCGTTTCGTCTACGCCATCGTTCCGGAGACGACGGTGGACGATCTCGTCACACGCCAGGCGCACGACAAGGCCAAAGCCCTGTTGCGGCGAGCCCATGTGCACATGGCACTGGAGGATCAGGCCCTACCGCCCGAACACGCCAGTGGAGAAATCGAGCGGATCGCCGCGCAGATGACGGACCGGCACCCCGCGGATTTCTGGGACCGGGACTGATGGCTGGCGATCCGGACGGAGCGACGCCGCTTGATCCGGACGATGCCGCCGGCCTGCGGTTTCCCCACGTCACGATCCGCGCCGAACTCAATGAACTGGAACAGGCCAACGTCGCGGATGGATTGCGGTGGCTTGCCCGGCGGCGCGGAGGCGACATTCTCTCCGAGCCCTTCGTGCGTCTCTTGCACAAACGGTTGTTCGGCGAAGTCTGGACCTGGGCAGGCAGCTACCGGCAGTCCGAAAGCAACATCGGTATCGACCCCCGGCAAATTCCCGTTCAGGTGCATATGCTGCTCGACGACGCCCGCTTCTGGGTGAACAGCACCGTCTATTCACCGCTTGAAGCCGCCGCGCGCTTTCACCACCGGCTGGTTCAGATCCACCTCTTCGCCAACGGCAACGGACGGCACGCCCGCATCGCGGCGGACCTCCTGCTCGAGGATCATTTCCGTCAGCCGCGCATCGACTGGGCGGCGGGCGAAGACCTGCAGAACGACAGCGAGCGGCGGCGGCGCTACATCGCCGCTCTCCGCGCCGCCGACAACCACGACTTCACCGCGCTGCTGCGCTTCGTCGGCGCCTGACGCCTCAGCCCACGGCCGCGCCGCCGTCGGCGCGGGGGTCGTGGGCGCCCTCGAGCCCGCCCTTGACGTTGCGCACGATCATGCCGGCGTGGCCCATGATGTCGGAATAGGGCTCGTCCATGACCACCACCTGGTGGCCGGCACGCTCCAGCGCCCGCACCAGGTCCGGGTCGAAGCGGTTCTCCAGCCTGAGCGCCGTGGTGTCGTCGCCCCAGGTGCGCCCGAGCAGCCAGCGGGGCGCGTCGATCGCCTCGCCCACCGGCATCCCGTGCAGTACATGGCGCGAAAAGATCGCCGCCTGGGTCTGCGGCTGCCCTTCGCCGCCCATAGTGCCATAGACCACCGTGCGGCCGTCATCCAGCCGCGCCATCGCCGGATTGAGCGTGTGAAACGGCCGGCGTCCCGGCTCAAGCGGATTGAGCGCACTCTTGTCCAGCGAAAAGCTGGCGCCCCGGTTCTGCATCAGAATGCCGGTGCGCGGCGAGATGCAGCCCGATCCGAACTCCCAGTAGATCGACTGGATGAAGGAGACCGCCACGCCCTTCCTGTCGATCGCGCCCATCCAGATGGTATCGCCATCCTTGGCCACATGCGGCCAGGGGGCGGCGCGCTTCATGTTGATCTCGCCCAGCTCGCGATCCAGCCATTCGCCGGTGAGAAAGTCTTCCGGGCGCTCGTCCAGATGATCGTGATCGGTCACCACCCGGTCGCGCACGATGAAGGCGCGCTTGGTCGCCTCGATCAGCCCGTGGATATGCTCGAAACTCTCGCCCCGTGCCACCTTCAGCCGGTCGTAGAGCGCCAGGATGATCAGCGATGCCAGCCCTTGCGTCGGCGGACGCGAATTGAAGATGCGTCCCTTGGACAGCGTTGCGGCCAGCGGCTTGCGCAGCCGCGCCTCATAGCGTCGCAGGTCCTGACGCGTCACGGGCGAGCCGATGGCTTCCAGATCCTCGGCCAGCGTCGCCGCGATGTCGCCGCGGTAGAAATCTCTCAGACCCGCGTGGGCCAACTGATCCAGCGTATCGGCCAGCCGCTCCTGCCTGAGCGTCGCGCCGATCTCGGGTGGCATACCGTCCACCAGATAGACATCGGCGAACCCGGGCTGGTCCTGAAGCTCGGCGAGCTTGTCGCGGGTGAGCTGCGCCTGGCTGCGGGTCACCGAAATGCCCTGCTTGGCATGGCCGACGGCATTCCCCAGCAGGTCGCGCAACGGCAGGCCGCCGCCGAGCGCGCTTGCGATCTCATGCGCCTTGTGCCAGCCGCCGATGGTGCCGGGCACGGTGACGGCGGCCAGGGGTCCGCGCGTCGGCACCGTCTCGCATTCCCATTTGCGGTAGTTCTCAATCGTCGCCCTGGCGCCGGCGGGTCCGCAGGCCTCGATGTACCACGGGTCCTTGCCCGGCTCGGCAATCAGCCAGAAGCCGTCGCCGCCGATGGCGTTCATGTGCGGATAGACCGCCGCGATCGTCGCGGCGGCTGCGATCATCGCGTCCACGGCCGTGCCGCCATTTTCAAGAATCTCGGCGCCCGCCTTCGATGCCTCCATATGCGGGGCAACCACCATGCCGCGGTTGGAAACGATCGTGTCCATGAGTTTCTCCGAATGCGCTGAACGGGGCGCCGGTATGCAGAGACCGGCAGGGGTTCTATGCGCCAAGGTGGCGGGCGAACGAAAGCGAGAATCCGGAATAGCATTTTTGCCGCACGATTGGCATTGGCCCGCGCGCCGGATTGTGACACAGACGTCTGACGCAGTCGGCTCCTGCCGAACACCGAGCGGCTCAGACCCGAGGGAGAGACCCGTGACACGACGCATGACATGGACAACGGGCATCGGCCTCATTGCCGCGACCGCGCTCATTCTGCTGGCCATGGGCCGCATCCCCATCTGCGAGTGCGGCTTCGTGCGCCTGTGGACTCCGGCTTCCGACGTCTCGGGATCGTCGCAGCACATCGCGGACTGGTACACGCTTTCGCACATCATCCACGGATTTCTGTTCTACTGGCTACTGTGGTTCTTGATCCGCTCCCGCCCGGTCGGCGAACGTGCGCTGGGCGCGATCGCCATCGAGGCCGCCTGGGAGATTGTCGAGAACAGCCCCTGGATCATCGACCGCTATCGCGAAGCCACCATTGCCATCGGCTACACGGGCGACAGCGTTCTGAACTCGGTCTTCGACATCGTCTGGATGCTGACCGGCTTCTGGTTCGCCTGGCGCATGCCGGTCTGGCTGACGGTTCTGGTCGCCATCACCTTCGAGCTTCTGGCGCTGTGGGTGATCCGTGACAATCTGGCGCTCAACGTGATCATGCTGCTCTACCCGCTCGAGGCCATCAAGACCTGGCAGGGCGGATAGCGCTCACGCGTCGCGGGCGTGGTCACCGGCCCGTTTGCGGCGAATGCGTTTCCGGACGCGGCGGCCACCCGCCATCGTCATCCAACTCACGATCAGGCCGGCCAACACGCCCAATCCGGCGCTGATCGCGCCCTCGCCGGTCACCGGCACGCCGGGCTCGAAATCCGCCGCCGTCCTGCGCATCAACTCGCCGTCCGCGTGCCTCGCGAAGACGGCGATGCGTTGGATCGGCCCCGCATTCTGCATGGCCTTCATCTGGTCAATCAGCGACTCCAGCCGGTCGCTGGCGCGCTCCATGCTGACGCCCCGGCGGCGCGCGAAGGCGTCATCGCTCAGCTTCAACCGCGCGATGGCGGATTCGGGAGTGAGGTTCTCGGCTTCCGCGTCGCGGCGGAAGTCGGCCACGACCTCGGCCAGCGCGTCGATCGCGCCGCCCAGCCGCTGCCGGTATTGCTGCGCGAACTCAGGGACTTGCGAGGTCACGGTGCCCGATGCAATCGCGATCAGCAGAACGATGACGCGGCCGAACATGCCCTTCCCCCTTTGAAAACCCCTATTGCAGTGTAATCAATCCGGCTTCGCCCGTCTCGGTTCCAAACACCAGACGCGAGCCCTGCCCGCTCCACTCCATGGCGGACACCGGGCCCGTGCCGGGGCGGCGCAGCAGCACCTCCGCACCATCGACGAACCGGCAGGCCATGATCATGCCGTCGGAATAGCCCACCGCCGCCATGTCCTCGCCCGGATGGGCGGCCACGCATGTCACGATCTGATCGCCGCGCGTGCCGAGCTGCAGCGGGTTCTGGCCCATCGGTCCGGTCTTGCCGAAAAACGGCCAGGCAATCGCCGCGTTGGCGCCCGAGGTCACCAGATAGCGCCCCTTGGCCGACCAGGAGACCGACTTGATCTTGCCCGGATAGCCGGCCATGCGCATGTCCTGCATGTCCGACAGGCGCCAGCCGTGCAGGGCGTTTTCCTGCATCGAGCTGACGACGTATTTTCCATCCGGCGACCAGGTGATGCCCTGGTGCGCACCCTTCCAGGCAAGCTCCACGGGGCTGCCGGAAGTGTTGACCCAGAACAGCGTCGCCCCGTCGTAGCGTGACACCGCCAGCCGCATGCCCTTGGGCGCGAACGCCAGCCCGCCGACAGCGCGCTCGAGCGGAAACTCCTTCTCCGCGCCCTTGCCGTCGCGCGTCCAGGCGATGCGGCCGGAGGCGAAGGCCACCGCCCCGTCAGGCCCGCAGGCCAGGATGTCGATCCACTTGCGCGGCCGCTCCGCCAGCACCGCGTGGGTCCCGTCGGAAGAGATCCGCACCACGGTGCCGTCATCGCCGCCGGTCACCAGCGCCTTGCCATCACGCGCCCGCACGGCCACCAGCACCGATCCCTTGTGCGCATGCACGGATGTCTCGCCCGCACCCATCAGCCTCACCGTACCATCGCCCAGCGCGAACGCCGGCACGTCGTCGATGAAACAGGCGGCAACCACGAAGGCGTCGAAATCGTAAGGAGCAACGGTGGGCATGGGATGATCCGGCACTTGTGTCGCGTAACGAGATGTCAGGGCAGCTGTGGGAGCACACCTGAACAGGATA is a genomic window containing:
- a CDS encoding DUF2937 family protein produces the protein MFGRVIVLLIAIASGTVTSQVPEFAQQYRQRLGGAIDALAEVVADFRRDAEAENLTPESAIARLKLSDDAFARRRGVSMERASDRLESLIDQMKAMQNAGPIQRIAVFARHADGELMRRTAADFEPGVPVTGEGAISAGLGVLAGLIVSWMTMAGGRRVRKRIRRKRAGDHARDA
- a CDS encoding mobile mystery protein B, coding for MAGDPDGATPLDPDDAAGLRFPHVTIRAELNELEQANVADGLRWLARRRGGDILSEPFVRLLHKRLFGEVWTWAGSYRQSESNIGIDPRQIPVQVHMLLDDARFWVNSTVYSPLEAAARFHHRLVQIHLFANGNGRHARIAADLLLEDHFRQPRIDWAAGEDLQNDSERRRRYIAALRAADNHDFTALLRFVGA
- a CDS encoding gamma-glutamyltransferase: MDTIVSNRGMVVAPHMEASKAGAEILENGGTAVDAMIAAAATIAAVYPHMNAIGGDGFWLIAEPGKDPWYIEACGPAGARATIENYRKWECETVPTRGPLAAVTVPGTIGGWHKAHEIASALGGGLPLRDLLGNAVGHAKQGISVTRSQAQLTRDKLAELQDQPGFADVYLVDGMPPEIGATLRQERLADTLDQLAHAGLRDFYRGDIAATLAEDLEAIGSPVTRQDLRRYEARLRKPLAATLSKGRIFNSRPPTQGLASLIILALYDRLKVARGESFEHIHGLIEATKRAFIVRDRVVTDHDHLDERPEDFLTGEWLDRELGEINMKRAAPWPHVAKDGDTIWMGAIDRKGVAVSFIQSIYWEFGSGCISPRTGILMQNRGASFSLDKSALNPLEPGRRPFHTLNPAMARLDDGRTVVYGTMGGEGQPQTQAAIFSRHVLHGMPVGEAIDAPRWLLGRTWGDDTTALRLENRFDPDLVRALERAGHQVVVMDEPYSDIMGHAGMIVRNVKGGLEGAHDPRADGGAAVG
- a CDS encoding WD40 repeat domain-containing protein — its product is MPTVAPYDFDAFVVAACFIDDVPAFALGDGTVRLMGAGETSVHAHKGSVLVAVRARDGKALVTGGDDGTVVRISSDGTHAVLAERPRKWIDILACGPDGAVAFASGRIAWTRDGKGAEKEFPLERAVGGLAFAPKGMRLAVSRYDGATLFWVNTSGSPVELAWKGAHQGITWSPDGKYVVSSMQENALHGWRLSDMQDMRMAGYPGKIKSVSWSAKGRYLVTSGANAAIAWPFFGKTGPMGQNPLQLGTRGDQIVTCVAAHPGEDMAAVGYSDGMIMACRFVDGAEVLLRRPGTGPVSAMEWSGQGSRLVFGTETGEAGLITLQ
- a CDS encoding DUF2585 domain-containing protein, which produces MTWTTGIGLIAATALILLAMGRIPICECGFVRLWTPASDVSGSSQHIADWYTLSHIIHGFLFYWLLWFLIRSRPVGERALGAIAIEAAWEIVENSPWIIDRYREATIAIGYTGDSVLNSVFDIVWMLTGFWFAWRMPVWLTVLVAITFELLALWVIRDNLALNVIMLLYPLEAIKTWQGG
- a CDS encoding mobile mystery protein A, translating into MDTSVKQAAARQYARMLDRAARQTAQLSPPREGWIAAFRKALRMSGPQLARRAGVTKAAVYQAERNEPDGAITLNQMRKMAEALGGRFVYAIVPETTVDDLVTRQAHDKAKALLRRAHVHMALEDQALPPEHASGEIERIAAQMTDRHPADFWDRD